A segment of the Panicum hallii strain FIL2 chromosome 1, PHallii_v3.1, whole genome shotgun sequence genome:
TACCAGGAGGAGTGTGGCACACTTTTGTACCTCTTGCTTGGTGGCAAGATCTACTTTTGGACTTCCATAGTATGAAAAGACAAAGGTTATGTGCCGACAAAAGTAATCAATTATTGAGACCGATCATGGACAACGAGATAAGTGCATGTATAATTGCCCAAAATAGGAAAACAAAAGGTATCATTGGTCGTGCGTTGTGGAGTTTAATAGATTCACAGTACGTACACATTACCATGTTGGCTTTGAATTTAACTATACTACAAAACTGGATAATATCAGGTTGTGAGAATTGTCATCATCTGATGAAAGATTTGTTGGATACATAGACAAGAATGATTTGGCCAAAGTTAACATGACACTTATCTCAGCACGGGCCCAAACTAAATTATCGACATATATACATTCTCCAATGtggcaatttaatttgaataataatATATACATAGTTTCTAGTAGAAGTATGTGCCCCCAACAAATCTGGTAACATCAACCTATGTTGTTAGTCCACATTTAAAaaaaaagtattggtggagaaATTTTAAAAATATTGAACTAAAAATAATTGTAGATGGACTTGTATTTTGTAGCAGAGGTAGTACATTTTTATTTCTTACACCAAAAGATTAGTTGGACCGGCCAACATCACTTTGTATTTGAGCACGCTAgatcttttgaatttgaacaacTGACCTGGCTACCCTGCAGGGACTCTTGGATGATGTTTTTAATTCATATAATGGTGGATGGATTTTTATTTTACTTATATTATATATAATAAGTAAAGCACATTATATAAATATAACCGGAATACTCTGTACGTTTAATTTTGGGGCGTGCAATCAAAATGAATATGTGTCTATATGCAACACGGATCAGATCATCAAATAAATTGAACAGAATACCATGCTAATTTACTAAACACATTGAGGTGTTGAAACCTGTAGCTAGTAACATGACTGCTGCGTACATGCATGCTATGTTAACCGGCCAGTTTTGCTGGTGAACGATGCAAATTTGCAAGTCGTCTTCCCGCGCCTCCACGCGTCGACTAACTGTCCGGCAGGCGGCGGGGACACCACGAGCACCCCTCGCCGGCGGTCTCTAGGGCACACCAACAATATTATCTTCGCCATCGGCCTCAATTATTTAACACTACTTTTAATAAACTTTGCAAAGCACGCTAAACCAAACCAATCGTCTACTACGATCTTCTGTGCGCGTATCATCTGTAGCACGCTTCGTCTATTTTTCTACTTCTTTGCTAGCTTAGAGCCTTAGACAGCCTAGCTAGCGTGAGGCACACAAATTATACTATACCTTCTGATTTTTCGGTGGTACCGACTTATTAGTTTTCATACCTGCTTGTTTAGAAAAAAGACATTAAAATATCAACACAGTATCTTAATTTACCAAGTTGAAGATTAGCTGCAAACGGCCAACCCCTTCTATTTCTAAGGACTCGTATTTCATGGCTGGGCTTAAATGCTTAATCAAGAaaactcttttttttttaaaacatTGCTAGTGACTGATTATACTTGCTTGCAAGTTGCAACGATGGTCTCGGCTATCATTAGCACAGCCATTTAGGAGTGTATTCGGCACCAACCAATAAACTAAGCCCTGAGATCAGGTAGCCAATTGGGCGTCGTGCGTCTGGCCTCCTCCCTTAACTTTCTTTGCTAAATAAAGCAAGTAGCAGATAGGGGAAAGTCTGCTTGCAAGTTGCATCCACCCAGCGCCAAGAAAAGCCAGCCTTCTTCCCACAAACGCACACCCAGACGCATTATTCCCTTCCCCTCTCCTCCCTTGGGAAACCTTTTGAGCTTTCTTCTTCCAGCTCCCTGCCCAGATCTCGTCCTTACCTTCTTTGGCACGTTCGGCAACATCGCCTTCTTCCTGGCCGGCCGGAGatcccgccgccgcgtcgtcctTGCTGCTAGCTCTTCGAGGGTCATCTCACAGTATCCATTTCCAGCGTGAGGGGAGGGAAAGCAGGTTGATTAAGGTCGAGAGAGATGGGGAGGGGAAAGATTGTGATCCGCAGGATCGACAACTCCACGAGCAGGCAGGTGACCTTCTCCAAGCGCCGGAACGGGATCTTCAAGAAGGCGAAGGAGCTCGCTATCCTCTGCGATGCCGAGGTCGGCCTCATGATTTTCTCCAGCACCGGCCGCCTCTACGAGTACTCTAGCACCAGGTCTGCCGTTCATCTATGCTTTCATGTGGATTTTGCTTGACCGGATGTAAATTATTATATATTATTGTTCTTTTGATTTGTGTGTGTTGATGTTGTTGTTGTTTCTATGGTGGGGTGGGGGCGGTCTTGCCTAGATTTATCGATTAGAACTACCATTTGTTGTCCAAATATTATATATGGACATACTAGTACACACCTTCTGCAGAAAAAGGCTAGGAAGACAAAATTTATTTGTGAAATATTCGCTATCATGGGGGCAATgattacatatatatatcagtCTTTTTCCTTGATGAGCAAGAAGTATGTGTCCTCTAGCTAGTTTAACCTCACTTTAGCATCACTGTTTATTTTCTCTTCTTCCTTATTTGATCTATCTAAATTTCTTTGTCGTTTGTGTACAAAACTTGTACACTAATTTGGTCGTACAGTTTCATGTGATCAACACCGTACCATGCTTTATATTACAGTAGGAAACACATAGGGTTTCGTGGTAGTATGCATGTGCGGTCCATTTTACATGCCGGCCAGTTCATATAAAAAATCTAATTGGCAGATTTATTCCAGAGAGATAGCATGGTTCTACTATAACTTCTATAATTAAGAAAGTTTATttgtattttttatttattttcttgAGAACTGAACTTCACATATTTTATATTGAATCACATAGTAACATTTCTTTTTTTTATGTGTATTACCATTGGTGCTGTGTGCAGCATGAAATCAGTGATAGATCGGTATGGCAAGGCCAAGGAAGAGCAGCAGGTTGTCGCAAATCCCAACTCGGAGCTTAAGGTTCGCTCTAGATATTCTGAAGTGTTCTATTATTTAAGCAGACATTAATATTGCTTGAAAACTGTTTATTCGGATCTGGTATGGGATCCAGTACCCCAAATTAAAACATCATGCAATGCTAAATGTGCTTAATTTTCTAAAATGATGAATGTATTGTTCTATAATTTCACATGTTTGAACTCCAAAGTATGTGGCATATCTTATGTTTAGTGAAACATCTTTCTTAATATTTAAGATAAGCTTGGCAATTAGATTGATATGGCATCTTTGCACCAAATACACCTTGAATATTGGCATGATCTTGATGAATGTTCTTCAATTTCAAGAGGGGTGCGTGTtttatggttgtggtttggGGAGATTGATACCAACCCACCAGTAACCACTTGTAGAACCAGTACTGATGGTAGCATCTGTACCGGTTCAAAAGTCTCAGGTTTTGCATATACATAAGTTGGTGTTCTCACTACTACAAAACGAAAACACAGTCTGTTTAAAAATTAGTGCACAACTGGATGATGAAAGTTAGCCATTTCAAAGAACGAATATCACAGTACCTCCAGAGCCGCTATTACTCACTATTAAATGTATCTTCTTTCAGCACTAAAACAGTCAATTGTGACAAAATTGTATCATGAAATGTCATGTGGCATATAAACCAATAaaaatttgttttgtttttgaGTTGTGAATATATAATTTTCAAGGTCACATATAATTCATCAGGGTGCATGTAGAAATCATGCATGAGATGCTCGATCTTTTCTAGTTAGAAAAATAATCTCAGTACATATGGCTAGTTAGCTTGCTTGCTTAGTTCGTCCACCAAAATGGTTTCATCAATCGATCACTTCTTCCATACTATAAGCATGGATAATCCCATACTACTAAAAATTAAAATGATAACAAGCTAATCAGACCAGGCCCTATGCACTTTCGTTTGTTAGGGTAGCAACCTTTTTATTATTTGGTTTTGGATTGTAAGTTTGTAACTGGCAATAGAATTTAAGTAGTCAAGCAGATATGAGTATGTATATTACAAACTACttcctccgtcccaaattatttattattttggtttttctagatttatagtttttgctatacatctctctctctatatattatgtctaggtgcatagtaaagtctataaatctagaaaagccaaaacgactaataatttgggacaCAGGAAGTAATAAGGTAAATACATGCACTATATATGTCAATCCTCTGCAGTTCGGTATCTTACGACAACTCTCTATATATGGTTTTTAGCCTATGCTTTAAAAAAATGCATCAGTCCAGTATTATTCCATCAGCACTTTAAAACTCTCACAAGAAATCTGATGAGAGAAAATGAATTTGCAACAGAACTAGAAAAGGATAATGTGTAAATAGAATCTTATTTTCATGAGAAAGAAAGTAACTAATGAGTTCCTACATATATTGATATCACTTGTCATATTTTCTGTCAACTGAAAGACAGGCTGCTAGAGGATAAGATGTATCATGATTTGCTTGATCATGGAACGCGAGGAGTTAGGACATATGTATGCAGGAAACTCACATAAATCTATATAATTTCTctttatatttttattttttaaaaaaaactattCCAGTGCCCTATTTTACCAGGCCAAGCTTCTCATGGTGGACTTGTTAGGGCATTGAACTCCTATCCCGACCCGGGTTAGATGCACGACACCTTAGGACAAAAGCCCAAGGGGAGTCCCCCCATAGCGAAGCTTTCCTTTTTTATCCATTTTGCCGATGAATTGGTATAAACATTACAAGTATTAGTGAAATTGAACACttgttcttttttaaaaaagaatgaACATAAATATCTGTGAGAATAGGCCTAAGTTGTCGGTGTGTGAAAATAAGGGCAAAAGCTTCAGATTCTAAAAAGGAAAGCATTAAAGTCAAATACCTAGCAAACAACAAGTTTGACGCTGATAGTGATCGCTAACTATTTATATATCCATATATTTGAAATGCATTTTGGTTTGTTCCCAACATGTTTTATGGTTATTATTCTATCTTTATATTCGGTCTTTTTAATTTTTTTGGAACTGTCAAAACTTCGGAACGTGATTTTCTTTGAGTTTTGAACAATTAGCCTATTTCGTATTTTCATCCAATTATTATGGCTTTATAGAAAATAATATGCAAACCCCATCTTAAGAGATTGATTGATTTGACAATTAGATATCAAGAAACAGAAGTTGTCTTTTGCACAACAGCAAAAATTTGAAAGAAAGAAACAGAAGCTGCCAAATGGAGTTTGGACTCAGCAGACAAGATGTGAAAAATCTAAGATGGGCTATCATCCAAACTTTCACTGTCCAATCTGCCAAAGACATCTGGGCTGTAAATCTTGGGCCGGGCTAACTAGTGGAAGAAAAAAAATGTCACAAGTCAAGGAATAAGCTTCCTCCAAAAATAAAGATGTCCTGTCTTGCATAGCACACATAGCAGTAAGACAGGATTTACACTTGCACGTATGCAGCTCCCAGACTGTCCTTTTGTGTTTAGGCTCTCTCCCCTGATAACAGGAAACCAAGTGTGTGTATTACAAGCACCAGCAGGAACAATGTCCATCTCTCTGCCACACTCCATAGTTTGTGGCATTCTAGTTGATAtggtattttttttaaaaaaaataagttTAACTAAAGTCATGCTTTTCACACCCTTTTGGTTTCAAACTTTAAAAATCTTGGACTCGAAAATGTCTGTAAATATTTTGAGGATTGCCCCAGAAACAATTTATACCCTAGTAAAGCATTGCAAAATTAGCCATAGCACTGTGACAAAACGTCTCTGCATTCTCATTGTCTTGCATCTTTCACTTCTACAATCAGATTTATTTGGTCATGTCTTTTCAATCAAACATGAATATTTTTAGATTTACAGAGGATATGAATGAAGCACAAACAGAGGAAGACATCTCAAAATACATGCCTTTTCTTTCAAATACTTCTTATAGCAAAATTTACAAGTTGTTAAACTAGAAAAGCCTGCTTCATAGACTAAGTATAATGAATTAATTAGATCCAACAGATAACATTGAAGCATACAACCTTGAATTCATCCACTGCATATAGTTGGAATTTTCTCACCTTCCAACACCATCCAGCGGATGCCATAATCAGCCATTTTACTTTCTAACTGCAAAAGCCTATTTGCCACTTGAGTTTGGTTAATCAAGACACCGAAATGTATAATTTCTAGCGCTGCCGTGGATCATCTCATAAACTCCAATCTCCAATAGTCTACACCAGAAACTGCCCTCAACGATCTGCAGGGCAGTTCAAATACCTGAACTTCCATTTGCTCTCATACCTCCTCCGACCTTGCAAACCAAAGAAAGCAGAATAAAGCTATAAAATGGTCAGCCCCTCCTGCTAATTGTGGTGTCATCCATAGAATagcaaagaaaagaagaaaagaaaacaaaagaaaaagaacagtTACAAGCTCTAGTAACATCCAAAGCTTACCGCTGTGTAGACATTGAGCACTCTGAACATTAACTACAGAAGAATCAGCACTGGCAGACAAAAGGCGATCGGTGTACCCTTCAAATCACAAAATTACAAGAGATCATTTACTTATTCTGACATGTTCTTCTTTATATAAGAATTTTCATTCACCTTGACATGTTCGTATCGGAAATTTCACGCACCTTGTTTCTTCAAAGTTTGCTTGCCACTGCGTAGTGCCCAGGGGCACCAATGTCAGCCGAAATACATAGTTTCCTAGCTCACTAAGTGCCACCTTAGCATACTGCATGATGACCAAAGCTAAAAAAACCCATTAAGATAGCCTCCACATTGCCAATATGGAGAACCGATCTTTGCATTTCCTTAATAACAAAATACTACTTCATGCTATAAAATGGACGACAAATTAAGTTTTGAACCTAATATCTGTGGTATAAGTATAATGCTGCGAAGTGCTACTTCATGCTACAAGATTTCATAAATATAACATCCTTCTTGTTACAGACACATGCTAATTCATTTAATTTTGACCTGTGTGTTCATCAATAACATAACCTGTGCTTTTCTTCATAGTTTTGGCAAAGGGAGGCAGCAAGCTTGAGACAACAACTGCACAACTTGCAAGAAAATCATAGGTATGGTCTGAAAAACCCTGCAAAAGTTTCAAGCACATTGTTCATTAGAAGCTTGTTTATTCGAGATAGAAGCACCATGCAGAAGTATTTCTCGAGACAAGATCACATGCTGTAGATTCCCAATACGAATTATTATGTGAAAGGCTAGGCACCAAAATACTTAAGACAACATAGAATTGGACACCTAGAAAATATTCGATGTAAACAAACAAAATAAAGACTATTCCCAGTTAAATATTGCTTTTGCAATAACCTCATTTCTCGGATCTATGGGGTAAAGTGTCTTTTTAGTAAAATACATGATCCAAAAGTCCTACTGCTAGTTTTAAGCTACCAGTATTGCATTGGTGTCCTAGGTAACCCATACATGAAAATTCTTGAAACTAAACTTTGATCCTAAGCATCCCCCTTGAATTCTCCCAGAACATGTTTTCTCCGAACCAAAAAAAGAGAAAATGTTCTCGGAGAACAGCTTATCATCTAAACAGCATTTTATATGTAAAAGCAACGTGTTCAACTACAGATTATTCATTTACCAAAAAAAATTTGTGTAAGCAGGTTGTTACTCACTATTGCTGGAATCAACTTATCCAGCGCTGTCCATATTTGTACCCTAGAAGTGTTTGGGAACCTGCCTCAGTCCCTTTGGTGTTTCAGTGGTTTATGTGTCTATTTACCAAAGCACAGTACCACACATAAACAAAATAAACCAATTTATGACAATACTAACAAACTATCTATATATCAAATCAGATTCCAATGATGCTACTATTGTATATGGAGAAAACACTAGTTCTAAAAAATCACCTATATTGGCCAAGATCTTGGCTGCACGGTGTATCTATAATTCTAAATAACACAACATAAAATAGTATTACATATCAATTTGTTACAGGCAGTTGATGGGAGAGGATCTTTCTGGACTTAATGTTAAGGAACTGCAGTCCCTAGAGAATCAGTTGGAAACAAGCCTGCGTGGTGTCCGCTCAAAGAAGGTCTGGATGCTAATCACATCTTATTCCCACAAGAGTCATCACTAAAGATCGCTACTACTATTGCTGCTCTTAACAGGACCATCTCTTGATTGATGAAATTCACGAATTGAATCGGAAGGTACTGCAGCATTATGATTTTATAGTTCTTTGTGGTGTTTCATTTGATTTTAGCAACACTGACTTTAGCACTGTATTGATTGCAGGCAAGTTTATTTCATCAAGAAAACATGGACTTGTACAATAAGATCAACCAGATTCGTCAAGAAAATGCCGAGTTATATAAGAAGGTAGCTGATGAGTTGAACAAGAATATTACTGAGTAACCACCCAATCACATATATAACAGGATATTAATTGTTCTCAGATCTATCAGACCGAAGGACCAAGCGAAGTTAATCGGGAATCACCGACTCCATACAACTTTGCACTAGTAGAAAACACAGATGTTCCTGTGCAACTTGGACTCAGCACACTGCCACAACAGAACAGCATCGAGATATCGAATGCTCCTAAGCTCGGGTAAGATTTATTATCTATATTTGTTTTTTCAATTGGTTCTTTAGTGTTGACTTCAGTCATATAATGAGTCATCAAAAACATGCAGATTGCAATTAAATCCATGAAGCAGAGTCAAATCACCATTCCTATTATGCTTTTGTAAAGAGATGATACTCAGCCAGACAAAACGAAGTATTTATGGCAGAGAGATTTGAGATATGAATTTGTAAATGCACTGCAAATAAATTCCAGACTGGAATTGAGCTGTGGAATTCAGTGGATGATTGTTTTCTAGCTGCATAAGATGTTTGATGAGACTTTTCTCATATTAAACAAGTTGCAAGTGGTCTACTGCACGTATTAGGCTTGTATAAGTAGCTGATTATGTGTACTAGGAAAAGTTCAAGCATGCAAGTTTCTACTACTTAAATCTTGCCATGCTCCAAGGAAACCAGAAAAGAAGACTGACTGCTGTGCGGGACATTTTCAGACATTTAAAAGAAAAACAATCCTCGATCAGGGAACATTGATGGCCTGTGTATTTTTATATAGAATGATATGGTACCGGCAAGTGAGTCTAGTTTCCActcacttttgttttatatcGGTAAAAAATAGTG
Coding sequences within it:
- the LOC112878222 gene encoding MADS-box transcription factor 27 isoform X1, encoding MGRGKIVIRRIDNSTSRQVTFSKRRNGIFKKAKELAILCDAEVGLMIFSSTGRLYEYSSTSMKSVIDRYGKAKEEQQVVANPNSELKFWQREAASLRQQLHNLQENHRQLMGEDLSGLNVKELQSLENQLETSLRGVRSKKDHLLIDEIHELNRKASLFHQENMDLYNKINQIRQENAELYKKIYQTEGPSEVNRESPTPYNFALVENTDVPVQLGLSTLPQQNSIEISNAPKLGLQLNP
- the LOC112878222 gene encoding MADS-box transcription factor 27 isoform X2, producing MGRGKIVIRRIDNSTSRQVTFSKRRNGIFKKAKELAILCDAEVGLMIFSSTGRLYEYSSTSMKSVIDRYGKAKEEQQVVANPNSELKFWQREAASLRQQLHNLQENHRQLMGEDLSGLNVKELQSLENQLETSLRGVRSKKDHLLIDEIHELNRKASLFHQENMDLYNKINQIRQENAELYKKTEGPSEVNRESPTPYNFALVENTDVPVQLGLSTLPQQNSIEISNAPKLGLQLNP